From a single Stomoxys calcitrans chromosome 4, idStoCalc2.1, whole genome shotgun sequence genomic region:
- the LOC106084294 gene encoding type II inositol 1,4,5-trisphosphate 5-phosphatase, whose translation MTSLGGTGSIPTISASVSSSSLSTTNNALNSSTKQQQQQTTKQIVQQKFKENENVLSIFNAYQIVGHDHTSRILCLVVSLSGGTYAVFSMTASHLPPRTCSDLTIEKAFPLNDSFYIGNDKKGSISQLQFTIKCSDEQAVKYFYCPLVSDEEGVDFDTFQAQVLSAKMSMVHTPALQNETNSLSFAWVNDYRQIGEVKQEMKRRENEYIKYKDFTIYCATYNVNNKSYCDSPLHLWLAASEAPPDIYAIALQELDTSAKAVTFSENRPDYLWINKMLASVHDKGEYEELTSVRLVGMMLTVIVKRQIRSSITRHSVKSIARGILNTLGNKGGVAVSLQLNEANLCFVNSHLAAHMGFVEARNEDFHGIVKGLVFDDDLRRTINDHDHIFWIGDLNYRIEEPPGLQLPMSGSEEDTAELLLKFDQLRQQMRMGNCFEGYTEGPIKFRPTYKYDPGTDNYDSSEKQRQPAYCDRILWKGSRIQQLQYNSVMDIRQSDHKPVYAVFKVNIKTRDDHLYKKIHEEVLKLLDKRENESQPQINVEKTIIDFGVVRFNETVASDFTVSNACAMPVSFEFKRKDAPLNDICEKWLRVEPSSEHLMIDSTKSIRVKLMANADSITGLLQKIRTTNWKFDFDILILQVKNGPHIFITVTGEYKPSCFGLSMETLCRTNRPLCEYDQQQVKELMNDESPEFRVTMPREFFLLIDYLHKQGPNVEGAFSLNSLEFSHAKNIEFNSIRDWLDTWSNSDFPGTPHAAAEALLMLLNLPEKPLLDPHVEELLKTNTTAEAMELVSLLSSPKRNVFVHLCMFLREGIERKYYNAMHVATIFGRVLLRSTKKTDDYYRDTHCREFMLRFINAGEMATLSSSAAAATGSHQHHHHHQHASAQQPVAKMTASASNTSLSGGNVV comes from the exons ATGACGTCTTTAGGTGGAACTGGTAGTATTCCCACAATTTCAGCGTCCGTTTCATCGTCATCACTGTCGACAACCAACAATGCCCTCAACTCGTCAACgaaacagcagcaacagcagacCACCAAGCAGATTGTCCagcaaaaattcaaagaaaacgaAAATGTTTTATCG atCTTCAATGCATATCAAATTGTTGGTCATGATCATACCAGCCGTATCCTCTGCTTGGTGGTTTCACTTTCGGGTGGAACCTATGCCGTTTTCTCCATGACTGCATCACATCTACCACCACGCACATGCTCTGATCTGACCATAGAAAAAGCATTTCCCTTAAATGATTCATTTTATATTGGCAATG ACAAAAAAGGTTCCATATCTCAACTTCAATTTACCATTAAGTGTTCCGATGAACAGGCTGTTAAGTATTTCTACTGTCCTCTTGTGTCTGATGAGGAAGGGGTTGATTTTGATACATTTCAAGCCCAAGTGCTATCGGCAAAAATGTCCATGGTACATACACCAGCATtgcaaaatgaaacaaattcatTGAGTTTTGCCTGGGTCAATGATTATCGGCAAATTGGAGAAGTAAAGCAGGAAATGAAGCGAagagaaaatgaatatatcaaATACAAAGATTTTAC CATCTATTGCGCCACATACAATGTGAACAACAAGTCCTATTGCGATTCACCTTTGCATTTGTGGTTGGCTGCCTCGGAGGCACCACCGGATATCTATGCCATAGCGTTGCAAGAATTGGATACATCAGCCAAGGCGGTGACCTTTAGTGAAAATCGTCCAGATTATCTATGGAT CAACAAAATGTTGGCCAGTGTTCATGACAAGGGTGAATATGAAGAATTGACTTCAGTCCGTTTGGTAGGCATGATGTTGACCGTGATTGTTAAACGTCAAATTCGTTCATCGATCACTCGACATAGTGTGAAGTCCATAGCTCGTGGAATTTTAAATACTCTGGGAAATAAGGGTGGTGTGGCTGTGAGTCTACAATTGAATGAGGCAAATTTGTGTTTTGTTAATTCACATTTGGCAGCGCACATGGGTTTTGTTGAAGCCCGTAATGAAGATTTCCATGGCATCGTTAAGGGTCTGGTATTCGATGATGATTTAAGGAGGACAATCAATGATCATGA TCACATATTTTGGATTGGTGATCTTAATTATCGCATAGAAGAACCCCCTGGATTGCAGTTGCCTATGTCAGGCTCTGAGGAGGACACAGCAGAATTACTTCTAAAGTTCGATCAATTGCGTCAGCAAATGCGCATGGGCAACTGCTTCGAAGGTTACACCGAAGGACCCATTAAATTCCGTCCCACTTATAAATATGATCCTGGTACAGATAACTATGACAGCAGTGAAAAGCAACGTCAGCCCGCATACTGTGATCGCATACTATGGAAAGGTTCACGCATACAGCAGCTGCAATACAATAGTGTTATGGATATACGACAAAGTGATCATAAGCCCGTCTATGCTGTCTTCAAGGTGAACATAAAAACCAGAGATGATCATTTGTATAAGAAAATACACGAAGAAGTTCTTAAACTTTTGGATAAGCGAGAGAATGAAAGTCAGCCTCAGATAAACGTCGAAAAGACCATCATTGATTTTGGTGTGGTGCGTTTTAATGAGACTGTGGCTAGTGATTTTACTGTATCGAATGCTTGTGCCATGCCTGTTAGTTTTGAGTTTAAACGTAAGGATGCTCCTCTAAATgatatttgtgaaaaatggcTGAGAGTAGAGCCCTCATCGGAACATTTAATGATAG atTCCACAAAAAGCATACGGGTGAAATTAATGGCTAATGCTGATTCCATAACTGGACTTTTGCAGAAAATACGCACCACAAATTGGAAATTTGACTTTGATATTCTAATATTGCAAGTTAAGAATGGTCCACATATCTTTATAACCGTAACGGGAGAGTATAAGCCAAGTTGTTTTGGTTTATCCATGGAAACACTGTGTCGCACCAATCGTCCTTTGTGTGAATATGATCAGCAACAAGTTAAAGAATTG ATGAATGATGAGTCTCCCGAGTTTCGTGTCACCATGCCGCGAGAATTCTTTTTACTTATTGACTATTTACACAAACAGGGACCAAATGTGGAGGGGGCATTTTCCCTCAATTCATTGGAATTCAGTCATGCTAAAAATATAGAATTTAATTCAATCAGAGATTGGTTGGATACATGGTCAAATAGTGATTTTC cCGGCACACCACATGCTGCGGCTGAAGCTTTACTTATGCTACTCAATTTACCCGAGAAGCCATTATTGGATCCTCATGTAGAGGAACTACTGAAAACCAATACTACAGCAGAAGCCATGGAACTAGTCTCCCTGCTTAGTTCACCAAAGCGTAATGTCTTTGTGCATTTGTGTATGTTCCTACGTGAAGGCATCGAACGCAAATactacaatgccatgcatgtgG CAACCATATTTGGACGTGTACTGCTGCGAAGCACTAAAAAAACCGATGATTATTATCGTGATACACATTGTCGAGAATTTATGCTGCGCTTTATAAATGCTGGCGAAATGGCAACATTATCCTCGTCAGCGGCGGCAGCAACAGGAAgccatcagcatcatcatcatcaccagcaTGCATCCGCTCAACAACCAGTGGCTAAAATGACTGCCTCCGCATCTAATACCAGCTTATCGGGTGGCAACGTAGTATAA